The following proteins are co-located in the Bacteroidales bacterium genome:
- a CDS encoding TlpA family protein disulfide reductase codes for MKILLPIWFSMLLAAHVSAQKVPVYENFDDFQGILHQNNDTTYVINFWATYCAPCIEEMPAFRKLENHYEDQPVEIVLTSLDFGSNVKERVRSFMEKHNIQSRVVILDDPDANSWIDKVSDKWSGALPGTLIYNQNSREFYEKTFTYNELQQIVQSKMKEL; via the coding sequence ATGAAAATCCTATTGCCCATTTGGTTTAGCATGCTCCTGGCTGCTCATGTATCGGCACAGAAGGTTCCTGTTTACGAGAATTTTGATGATTTTCAGGGCATTCTTCACCAAAACAACGATACCACCTATGTGATCAACTTCTGGGCTACATATTGTGCTCCCTGTATAGAGGAGATGCCAGCTTTCAGAAAGCTTGAAAATCATTATGAAGACCAACCGGTTGAAATTGTACTCACCAGCCTCGATTTCGGAAGCAATGTTAAAGAGCGGGTACGGTCATTCATGGAAAAACACAACATTCAATCGAGAGTTGTTATTCTGGACGATCCCGATGCCAATTCCTGGATCGACAAAGTAAGTGATAAATGGTCGGGAGCATTGCCGGGGACTCTGATATACAACCAAAACTCAAGGGAATTTTATGAAAAAACTTTTACCTATAATGAACTTCAACAAATTGTACAATCAAAAATGAAAGAATTATGA